ATTTGTTCATGGAATACAAAGTAAATTTTAAGCCACGATATGGGTATGGACAACCTGCCCATGTCTTACTTTATGACATAATTAATAAAAATCGTTCTCTTTATACAGATATTTTAAATGAAGCGGTTAAAAACAAGCATGTATTTCAAAATATAAAAAAGAAAAATCATGAAACAAATAGCATTGAGCCAATATATAATAATGGTTTTTTACCGGGTTTAGATATCATTGGAATTTACTCGATTATACAGAAGTATAAACCGAACACTTATGTAGAAGTTGGCTCAGGAAATTCTACTAAAGTTGCATATAAATCAATAATTGATAATAATCTAAAAACAGAGATTATTTCTATCGATCCCCATCCTCGTGCTGAAATTGATAAAATAGCTACTAAAATAATCAGAGAACCATTTGAGAATATAAACTTTGATTTTATTTTTTCCCTTAAAGAAAATGATATTTTATTTATAGACAATTCTCATCGAATTTTGCCTAACTCAGATTCTATGGTGTTTTACCTAGAGGTTTTGCCTAAATTACCTAAGGGTGTTATTGTTCACATTCATGATATCTATTTACCTTACGATTATCCTCAATTTATGTGCGATAGATTTTATTCAGAACAGTATGGATTAGCTATGTATTTGCTTGCAAATTGTAGTAAATATCAACCTATTTTGCCAAATTATTTTATTTCGGAGGATAAGGATTTGAGTTCAATTTTAAATCCGATATGGCAACATCATAATTTGGAAAATGTAGAAAGGCATGGTGGTTCTTTTTGGTTGAAAATTAAACAATAGGAATAAGTGCCATAATAATTGCGAAGAGATAATGCCTTAATTATTAACCAGAGTTTGATTAATAATTTTAAGGTAAAAAAATGCTTTTTTATTATTAATTCGCTCGCCGTAAATTATTGATAATCAGGGAGTTATGAATCCACAGCAACAATACTCAATCGCTACGCCCCGCCCGCGTAAGTTATTGACAATCAACGAGTTACGTGGCGGCGAGCGCTTTGATGACGGCGGACACTTTGCTTTATTGTTTTGGCGGCGGCTCCACCTAAAGCATTGATAATCAGGGAGTTATAAGCTGCCGACCCCATAGCGTAAATCCTTGATACTCAGATGATTATGGGCAACGATAGTTTAGCTCAATCGTTTTGTCTGCGCCGACATAAAGTGCTGATAATCAAACAATTACGTGATAACAATCGCTTCGGTGTTTTGGCGTTTCGGCTCGGCTCAACAACCTTCGCTCTGCAAGCCATTAGCGAGCCAACTCAACACTAAAAACTAAACACTAATTAGAAACAAGTTGCTCTTTTTCTTTAGCATATTCTGGCGAATTATTCAATGCTTCCGAAACTACTTCAGCCAAATCCTTCATTTTTCCATTTGCATGCTTTTCCATAGTTTTTTTGCACAAAGGGCAGGCTGTTACAATGACATCTGGATTTTTCTCATCTAAATATTTCACAGCATCAGCAGCCATTA
This DNA window, taken from Bacteroidales bacterium, encodes the following:
- a CDS encoding class I SAM-dependent methyltransferase; amino-acid sequence: MRKLIKDFYKFLSPRWQNLFMEYKVNFKPRYGYGQPAHVLLYDIINKNRSLYTDILNEAVKNKHVFQNIKKKNHETNSIEPIYNNGFLPGLDIIGIYSIIQKYKPNTYVEVGSGNSTKVAYKSIIDNNLKTEIISIDPHPRAEIDKIATKIIREPFENINFDFIFSLKENDILFIDNSHRILPNSDSMVFYLEVLPKLPKGVIVHIHDIYLPYDYPQFMCDRFYSEQYGLAMYLLANCSKYQPILPNYFISEDKDLSSILNPIWQHHNLENVERHGGSFWLKIKQ